Proteins encoded by one window of Pseudonocardia sp. HH130629-09:
- a CDS encoding MBL fold metallo-hydrolase, with protein sequence MTAASTVTDDDPDGDWTAPGVFRSAPGVYRIPLPLPQDGLRAVNVYALADDTGWTLIDSGWAIDEARDLLGKALAALGSGFGDVRRFLVTHAHRDHYTLASVLRREYGTRVLLGAGERPNLEVITDPARPPGEPDRSRLLRAGAAGIVDELGRAGPWPRPIPEEWEAPDEWIADRAAIAVADPAGTRTLTAVETPGHTRGHLVFADEAHELLFAGDHVLPRITPSIGLQPSPVASPLGQFLDSLRLVRSRPDATLLPAHGPVGGGAHARVDALLAHHEVRLAQCRDAVAAGHPTADAVARVLRWTRRERRLEDMDLFNRTLAVLETGAHLDVLADLGELRRTEVPDAATGVAVATYTA encoded by the coding sequence GTGACCGCCGCTTCCACCGTGACCGATGACGACCCGGACGGCGACTGGACCGCGCCGGGAGTGTTCCGCAGCGCCCCGGGGGTGTACCGGATCCCGCTGCCGCTGCCGCAGGACGGGCTGCGGGCGGTGAACGTCTACGCACTCGCCGACGACACCGGCTGGACCCTGATCGACTCCGGCTGGGCGATCGACGAGGCCCGCGACCTGCTGGGCAAGGCGCTGGCGGCGCTGGGCTCCGGTTTCGGCGACGTCCGCCGCTTCCTGGTCACCCACGCCCACCGCGACCACTACACGCTGGCCTCGGTGCTGCGCCGCGAGTACGGCACCCGGGTGCTGCTCGGGGCGGGGGAGCGCCCGAACCTGGAGGTCATCACCGACCCGGCCCGGCCACCGGGCGAACCCGACCGGTCCCGGCTGCTGCGTGCCGGTGCCGCCGGCATCGTCGACGAGCTCGGCCGGGCCGGGCCGTGGCCGCGTCCGATCCCCGAGGAGTGGGAGGCCCCCGACGAGTGGATCGCCGACCGCGCCGCCATCGCCGTCGCCGACCCGGCCGGCACGCGCACCCTGACCGCGGTGGAGACCCCGGGGCACACCCGTGGGCACCTCGTGTTCGCCGACGAGGCCCACGAGCTGCTGTTCGCCGGGGACCACGTGCTGCCCCGGATCACCCCGTCGATCGGCCTGCAGCCGTCGCCGGTGGCGAGCCCGCTCGGGCAGTTCCTCGACTCGCTGCGCCTGGTCCGGTCCCGGCCGGACGCGACCCTGCTGCCCGCGCACGGCCCGGTCGGTGGCGGCGCGCACGCCCGCGTCGACGCGCTGCTGGCCCACCACGAGGTCCGGCTCGCCCAGTGCCGCGACGCCGTCGCCGCGGGCCATCCGACCGCCGACGCGGTCGCCCGGGTCCTGCGCTGGACCCGGCGGGAACGCCGGCTGGAGGACATGGACCTGTTCAACCGGACCCTCGCGGTCCTGGAGACCGGGGCGCACCTCGACGTGCTCGCCGACCTCGGTGAGCTGCGCCGGACCGAGGTTCCCGACGCCGCCACCGGGGTCGCCGTCGCCACCTACACGGCCTGA
- a CDS encoding DUF3145 domain-containing protein: MSTRGVVFVHSSPTAVCPHVEWTLSGVLGTRVSLEWSAQPVASGQMRAECTWSGPAGSGGALAGALRAWSMLRFEVTEEPSPGVDGERFMHVPGLGMWHGRTSANGDVVLPEDQLRTVMAEHGGAGLSRRLDQLLGTAWDDELESFRFAGDGAAVTLLTHRVG, translated from the coding sequence GTGAGCACACGCGGAGTGGTGTTCGTCCACTCGTCGCCGACTGCGGTCTGTCCGCACGTCGAGTGGACGCTCTCGGGCGTTCTCGGAACGCGGGTCTCCCTCGAGTGGTCCGCGCAGCCGGTGGCGTCCGGTCAGATGCGGGCCGAGTGCACCTGGAGCGGTCCCGCCGGTAGCGGTGGGGCGCTCGCGGGGGCGCTGAGGGCCTGGTCGATGCTGCGGTTCGAGGTGACCGAGGAACCGAGTCCCGGCGTGGACGGGGAGCGGTTCATGCACGTCCCCGGCCTCGGCATGTGGCACGGCCGCACCAGCGCCAACGGCGACGTCGTACTGCCCGAGGACCAGCTGCGCACGGTCATGGCCGAGCACGGCGGCGCCGGGCTGTCCCGGCGTCTGGACCAGCTCCTGGGCACCGCCTGGGACGACGAGCTGGAGTCCTTCCGCTTCGCCGGCGACGGCGCGGCGGTGACGCTGCTGACCCACCGGGTCGGCTGA